A single genomic interval of Aphidius gifuensis isolate YNYX2018 linkage group LG6, ASM1490517v1, whole genome shotgun sequence harbors:
- the LOC122859843 gene encoding uncharacterized protein LOC122859843, which translates to MELICHHCGAKHFKAEDISNKKTSFSSCCSHGEIMIDPMPEPPLLLKSLFDGSHILSKHYHDNIRYYNNTFAFASFNANLVNYNNKPGPYCFKIQGQIYYQINTSLYPSAEESPSFGQFFIIDQNESINIRCSMFSNLNREIIDAIETVLRQHNVFAQSYQMMHEELRQAMIDKDVDTEPEMQLLFSLKPGLDIRRYNPQRVNEVAAVFTTTADGDIPESYVTIHNKRTKTLQYLSSMDPNVEALVYPLYYPYGTNSWSSTLTKVNKQKRISRAAYIKHRIAIRDTDNIFLMGGRLFQQWLVDNYQRAETENCQVGKIVVLPSSFTGSPRNMLQHYQDAMAIVRKFGKPDLFITMTCNPNWREIKENILHGQTASDRPDIVSRITTTVSVDKFIAAEIPNPSDDQILHKIVMKNMIHGPCGDWCKNKDGICTKHFPKKFQNETLIDENGYPTYKRRNTGVYKRINGEAVDNRYVVPYNATLLKIFNCHINTEIVSSIQSVKYLYKYIYKGHDAACFEITNNTHEKYINHDEIHNSIETRYVSAVEACDRILGRSLQKKSHSIIRLPIHLPNQQNVIINNDDADTLRAALQKNTMLLEYFALNQRDENAKEYLYADIPSHYVFKNLSGTKSWEIRKQQHNVIGRMYAVSPHQMELFNLRLLLLTVKGATSYENLRTINGKIYDTYHAACLSLGLIEDDTEWERAMTEGEIWMMPRQLRRLFVSILIHCQPNDPGKLWEKFKDALSQDFYKSSTSESIKKAYHEINALLCNDKHILDDFPTMPSLSEFEIVENIEDNIEEIDPSHHEIGESHRR; encoded by the exons ATGGAACTTATTTGTCATCATTGCGGAGCAAAACATTTTAAAGCTGAAGACATATCAAATAAGAAAACTTCATTTAGTAGTTGTTGTAGTCATGGTGAAATTATGATTGATCCAATGCCAGAACCaccattattattgaaaagttTGTTTGATGGGTCCCATATACTATCAAAACATTATCATGATAACATtcgatattataataatacatttgcTTTTGCTTCTTTTAATGCaaatttagttaattataataataaaccagGTCCATATTGTTTTAAGATACAAGGACAAATTTACTATCAAATAAATACGTCATTGTATCCGTCTGCTGAAGAGTCACCATCTTTcggtcaattttttataattgatcaAAATGAATCTATTAATATACGATGTAGTatgttttcaaatttaaatagagAAATAATAGATGCGATCGAAACAGTTCTTCGGCAACATAATGTGTTTGCACAATCTTATCAAATGATGCATGAAGAATTAAGACAGGCAATGATTGATAAAGATGTTGACACAGAACCAGAGATgcagttattattttcattaaaaccTGGTTTAGATATTAGACGATATAATCCACAAAGAGTGAATGAAGTTGCAGCCGTCTTTACAACAACCGCTGATGGTGATATCCCAGAGTCTTATGTAACAATTCATAATAAACGAACCAAAACTCTACAATACTTGAGTTCAATGGATCCAAATGTTGAAGCTTTAGTTTATCCACTTTATTATCCGTATGGTACCAATAGTTGGAGCTCAACATTAACAAAAGTgaacaaacaaaaaagaataTCAAGAGCTGCTTACATTAAACACAGAATAGCAATAAGAGATactgataatattttcttaatgGGTGGACGATTATTTCAACAGTGGTTAGTCGACAATTat CAAAGAGCTGAAACAGAAAACTGTCAAGTTGGAAAAATAGTTGTTCTCCCTTCATCGTTTACTGGATCGCCACGTAATATGTTACAACACTATCAGGATGCAATGGCAATAGTAAGAAAATTTGGCAAACCAGATTTATTCATTACTATGACATGTAATCCTAATTGGCGTGAAATCAAGGAAAATATATTGCATGGTCAAACAGCATCAGATAGACCTGATATTGTTTCACga atTACAACAACTGTCTCTGTCGATAAATTCATTGCTGCTGAAATCCCAAATCCATCTGATGATCAAATACTTCATAAAATAGTCATGAAGAATATGATCCACGGACCATGTGGTGATTggtgtaaaaataaagatggTATATGTACAAaacattttccaaaaaaatttcaaaatgaaacACTGATAGATGAAAATGGATATCCCACATATAAACGTAGAAATACTGGAgtatataaacgaataaacgGAGAAGCTGTTGATAATCGGTATGTCGTTCCCTATAATGCTACacttctaaaaatatttaattgccACATTAACACTGAAATAGTATCAAGCATACAATCAGTTAAATAtttgtacaaatatatatataaaggcCATGATGCTGCGTGTTTCGAAATAACTAATAACAcccatgaaaaatatatcaatcatGATGAGATACATAATTCTATAGAAACCAGATATGTTAGTGCAGTTGAAGCATGTGACCGAATATTAGGAAGAtctctacaaaaaaaaagtcattcaaTTATTCGGTTACCAATTCATTTGCCTAATCAACaaaatgttattataaataatgatgatgcgGATACATTAAGAGCcgcattacaaaaaaatactatgCTCTTAGAATATTTTGCTTTAAATCAACGTGATGAAAATGCCAAAGAATATCTATATGCGGATATTCCATCAcattatgtttttaaaaatttatctggtACTAAATCATGGGAAATTCGAAAACAGCAACACAATGTTATAGGAAGAATGTACGCTGTAAGTCCTCATCAAATGGAATTATTCAATCTTCGATTACTATTATTGACAGTTAAAGGAGCGACAAGTTATGAAAATCTACGGACGATCAATGGAAAAATCTATGATACTTATCATGCAGCATGTTTATCACTAGGGCTCATTGAAGACGATACAGAATGGGAACGTGCCATGACAGAAGGAGAAATATGGATGATGCCTCGACAGTTAAGACGATTATTTGTGAGTATTTTGATTCACTGTCAACCAAATGACCCAGGAAAATTATGGGAAAAATTCAAAGATGCATTATCAcaagatttttataaaagttcaACATCAGAGAGCATAAAAAAAGCATATCATGAAATAAACGCTTTATTATGCAATGATAAACATATTCTCGATGATTTTCCAACTATGCCATCATTGTCTGAATTTGAAATAGTAGAAAATATTGAGGataatattgaagaaataGATCCAAGTCATCATGAAATAGGGGAGAGTCATAGAAGATAG
- the LOC122859844 gene encoding uncharacterized protein LOC122859844, with protein MGARKISVFLSNRFYRFFEYQSSITRTIIKMMRSTSDDIIQICSNKIHAKRHEIFDFNLLTSTVTHKDESGRKMTKNGLMRLIKNEFTNFQCTEHYNHESGSETIEYEQDFTGCSKHELKKLKKNKREYDK; from the exons AATAGATTCTACAGGTTTTTTGAATATCAAAGTTCAATTACCAGAacgattattaaaatgatgagATCCACATCAGATGATATAATACAA aTTTGTTCAAATAAGATACATGCAAAACGACATGAAATCTTCGATTTTAACCTACTAACATCTACTGTTACTCATAAAGATGAAAGTGGTCGAAAGATGACGAAAAATGGGCTAAtgagattaataaaaaatgaattcacaaattttcaatgtacCGAACATTATAATCATGAATCAGGTTCAGAAACTATTGAATATGAACAAGATTTTACTGGATGTTCTAAACATG AattgaagaaattgaaaaaaaataaaagagagtATGACAAATGA